In Natrinema salaciae, the following are encoded in one genomic region:
- a CDS encoding electron transfer flavoprotein subunit alpha/FixB family protein, with amino-acid sequence MTSIDPDDHTVDELTAELETVDDEDELQAILEAERAGQDRSTAREAVHRRLKELGADAAGERDGVEEGTETEGEYEEPKEAVGDQAAGEDQAEAEGEGEDEDEGTAAEETDSATETDEADDDGLSHPTRDKKHVRALEGGDYADMWVFCETQGGELLDVSREMLGKARELMDQFEADYGDEEDVVAFLMGDDCESLAEECIAAGADVAVYHEDERLERFLHKPYTEIAAHMARGEGTVESTDWRDYDEPRYILFPATNNGRDLSAKVQAELDSGLASDCSDLFIEENEVSNPVKTGEPGVKKTFEKVLHMKRPDFSGFEYSTILCLDNPGRDFHPQGCSVIPGSFDPLEPDEDREGLVVEHDMELEDDWFRVAVTEHDRLEAGIDLTGHDVIVCLGRGIGDDPTEGVELGLDLVDAFENAELGITRGIVTSSYQFEGHVEEYSKEERQIGETGQVVAPDLYIAAGVSGAVQHKVGMDESDTIVAINTDPDARIRDFSDYFVEGDLFEVLPRLIDAVESGKTDIEAEAVADGGEDDD; translated from the coding sequence ATGACGTCGATCGATCCGGACGACCACACGGTCGACGAACTGACCGCGGAACTCGAGACGGTCGACGACGAGGACGAACTGCAGGCGATTCTCGAGGCCGAGCGCGCCGGGCAAGACCGGTCGACCGCTCGCGAGGCGGTCCACCGGCGACTCAAGGAGCTCGGTGCCGACGCGGCGGGCGAGCGCGACGGCGTCGAGGAGGGGACCGAGACGGAAGGCGAGTACGAGGAACCGAAGGAGGCGGTGGGCGACCAGGCGGCGGGCGAAGACCAGGCGGAAGCCGAGGGCGAGGGCGAAGACGAAGACGAAGGCACAGCGGCCGAGGAGACGGACTCGGCGACCGAGACCGACGAGGCGGACGACGACGGACTCTCCCACCCCACCCGCGACAAGAAGCACGTCCGGGCGCTCGAGGGCGGCGACTACGCCGACATGTGGGTCTTCTGTGAAACCCAGGGCGGCGAGTTACTCGACGTCTCGCGGGAGATGCTCGGCAAGGCCCGCGAGCTGATGGACCAGTTCGAGGCGGACTACGGCGACGAGGAAGACGTCGTCGCCTTCCTGATGGGCGACGACTGCGAGTCGCTCGCCGAGGAGTGTATCGCCGCCGGTGCCGACGTCGCCGTCTATCACGAGGACGAGCGTCTCGAGCGGTTCCTCCACAAGCCCTACACCGAAATCGCGGCCCACATGGCCCGTGGCGAGGGAACCGTCGAGAGCACCGATTGGCGCGACTACGACGAGCCGCGCTATATCCTGTTCCCGGCGACGAACAACGGCCGCGACCTCTCGGCGAAGGTCCAGGCCGAACTCGACTCGGGGCTGGCCTCCGACTGTTCCGACCTCTTCATCGAGGAAAACGAGGTGTCGAACCCGGTCAAGACCGGCGAACCCGGCGTCAAGAAGACCTTCGAGAAGGTCCTGCACATGAAGCGGCCTGACTTCTCCGGGTTCGAGTACTCGACGATTCTCTGTCTCGACAACCCGGGTCGGGACTTCCATCCGCAGGGCTGTTCGGTCATTCCCGGGAGCTTCGACCCGCTCGAGCCGGACGAGGACCGGGAGGGACTGGTCGTCGAACACGACATGGAACTCGAGGACGACTGGTTCCGCGTCGCGGTCACCGAGCACGATCGACTCGAGGCCGGCATCGACCTCACCGGCCACGACGTGATCGTCTGTCTCGGTCGCGGGATCGGCGACGACCCGACCGAGGGGGTGGAGCTGGGACTCGACCTCGTGGACGCGTTCGAGAACGCCGAACTCGGGATCACGCGGGGGATCGTCACGTCATCCTACCAGTTCGAGGGCCACGTCGAGGAGTACTCGAAGGAGGAGCGCCAGATCGGTGAAACGGGGCAGGTCGTCGCCCCCGACCTCTACATCGCGGCGGGCGTCTCCGGCGCGGTCCAGCACAAGGTCGGGATGGACGAGTCCGACACGATCGTCGCGATCAACACCGATCCCGACGCGCGGATCAGGGACTTCAGCGACTACTTCGTCGAGGGCGATCTCTTCGAGGTGTTGCCGCGGCTCATCGACGCCGTCGAATCGGGGAAGACAGACATCGAGGCGGAGGCCGTCGCCGACGGAGGTGAGGACGATGACTGA